A stretch of Henckelia pumila isolate YLH828 chromosome 4, ASM3356847v2, whole genome shotgun sequence DNA encodes these proteins:
- the LOC140864767 gene encoding nitrate reductase [NADH] 1-like, translating into MAASVENRQFTTLEPGLPRPFKPVPTTHRRSDSPVRGFTFTPPPEPVFSGMTLSNGNLVADYSSSDEDDDENEWGLHIKKANVELEPSVLDSRDEFTADNWVERNPSMVRLTGKHPFNAEAPLPRLMHHGFITPVPLHYVRNHGAVPKATWEEWTVEVTGLVKKPMRLTMHQLETEFRSRELPVTLVCAGNRRKEQNMVKQTIGFNWGAAGVSTSVWRGVPLRAILKRCGIFSKKKGALNVCFEGAEDLPGGGGSKYGTSLRKELAMDPARDIILAYMQNGERLAPDHGYPVRMIIPGFIGGRMVKWLKRIVVTPKESDNYYHYKDNRVLPSHVDAELANSEAWWYKPEYIINDLNINSVITTPCHEEILPINSWTTQRPYTLRGYAYSGGGKKVTRVEVTMDGGETWQVCVLDHPEKPNKYGKYWCWCFWSLEVEVLDLLGAKEIAVRAWDETLNTQPEKLIWNVMGMMNNCWFRIKTNMCKPHRGEIGIVFEHPTQPGNQPGGWMAKERHLEKSSNENPSLKKSVSSPFMNTTSTMLSMSEVKKHNSADSAWIIVHGHVYDCTRFLKDHPGGTDSILINAGMDCTEEFDAIHSDKAKKMLEDYRIGELIKTGYASADSSPNNSVHGPSSGGILPLTTIKELTPLLRGVALVPREKIPCKLVEKTSISHDVRLFRFALPNEEHVLGLPVGKHIFVCATVDEKLCMRAYTPSSGVEAIGYFELVVKIYFKGMHPKFPNGGLMSQHLDSLTLGSFIDVKGPLGHIEYLGKGVFTAHGKQKSTKKLAMIAGGTGITPIYQVMQAILKDAEDETEMYVVYANRTEDDILLRDELDEWAEKYPNRVKVWYVVQESVQEGWKYSLGFVTESILREHIPGPENTLALACGPPPMLQFAVNPNLEKMGYDIKENLLVF; encoded by the exons ATGGCGGCCTCCGTCGAGAACCGGCAATTCACCACACTTGAACCGGGCCTGCCGCGCCCCTTCAAGCCTGTGCCGACGACCCACCGCCGGTCCGACTCCCCGGTTCGTGGATTCACCTTTACGCCGCCGCCGGAACCCGTTTTCTCGGGCATGACATTGAGTAACGGCAATTTGGTAGCCGATTATTCCTCCAGCGACGAAGATGACGACGAAAATGAATGGGGCCTCCATATCAAAAAGGCCAACGTGGAGCTGGAGCCGTCGGTTCTCGACTCACGCGACGAGTTCACCGCCGATAATTGGGTGGAGCGCAACCcgtccatggtcaggctcaccGGAAAACACCCCTTCAACGCGGAGGCGCCGCTGCCACGGCTCATGCACCACGGCTTCATCACCCCGGTCCCACTCCACTACGTCCGTAACCACGGCGCGGTCCCCAAAGCGACCTGGGAGGAATGGACGGTCGAAGTCACCGGTCTGGTCAAAAAACCGATGCGGCTCACCATGCACCAGCTGGAAACCGAGTTCCGCAGCAGGGAACTCCCGGTCACGCTGGTCTGCGCCGGGAACCGACGCAAAGAACAAAACATGGTCAAACAAACCATAGGCTTCAACTGGGGAGCGGCTGGCGTCTCCACCTCCGTGTGGCGGGGCGTGCCTCTACGCGCCATCCTGAAACGCTGTGGGATTTTCAGCAAGAAAAAAGGCGCGCTCAACGTCTGTTTCGAAGGGGCGGAGGATTTGCCCGGCGGCGGCGGATCTAAGTACGGAACTAGTTTAAGAAAGGAACTCGCCATGGATCCGGCGAGGGATATCATATTGGCTTACATGCAGAACGGCGAAAGATTGGCTCCGGATCATGGGTATCCCGTGAGAATGATAATTCCCGGATTTATCGGTGGAAGAATGGTGAAATGGTTGAAGCGTATCGTTGTTACTCCGAAGGAGTCTGATAATTATTATCATTATAAGGATAACAGAGTTCTTCCTTCTCATGTTGACGCTGAACTCGCTAATTCAGaag CTTGGTGGTACAAGCCCGAGTACATAATCAATGATCTGAACATAAACTCTGTGATTACAACACCGTGCCACGAGGAAATCCTACCCATCAACTCGTGGACGACTCAGAGGCCTTACACGTTAAGGGGATACGCATATTCCG GTGGTGGGAAGAAAGTGACAAGAGTGGAGGTGACTATGGATGGCGGTGAAACATGGCAAGTTTGCGTGTTGGACCACCCTGAGAAGCCTAACAAGTACGGTAAATACTGGTGTTGGTGCTTCTGGTCGCTCGAGGTCGAGGTGCTCGACCTTCTCGGAGCCAAGGAAATCGCGGTCCGGGCTTGGGACGAGACACTCAACACGCAGCCTGAGAAACTTATTTGGAATGTCATG GGTATGATGAACAACTGTTGGTTCCGAATTAAAACCAACATGTGCAAGCCACACAGGGGGGAGATCGGGATCGTTTTCGAGCACCCAACTCAACCGGGTAACCAACCCGGCGGATGGATGGCGAAGGAGCGCCACCTCGAAAAATCGTCGAACGAAAATCCATCTTTGAAGAAGAGTGTGTCCTCCCCATTCATGAACACAACCTCCACTATGCTATCCATGTCTGAGGTTAAGAAACATAACTCCGCCGATTCGGCCTGGATCATCGTGCATGGCCATGTCTATGACTGCACCCGTTTCCTCAAAGATCATCCTGGAGGCACGGACAGCATTCTCATCAATGCTGGAATGGACTGCACGGAAGAATTCGACGCCATACATTCCGATAAAGCGAAGAAGATGCTTGAAGATTATAGGATAGGGGAGTTGATCAAGACCGGCTATGCCTCGGCTGATTCGTCGCCGAATAACTCGGTCCACGGCCCCAGCAGCGGTGGCATCCTGCCACTCACCACGATCAAAGAATTGACGCCGCTGCTTAGAGGTGTGGCTCTTGTGCCACGTGAAAAAATTCCATGCAAACTCGTGGAGAAAACTTCCATCTCCCACGACGTGAGACTGTTCCGGTTCGCACTGCCGAACGAAGAGCATGTGCTCGGTTTACCAGTGGGGAAACACATTTTTGTATGTGCCACCGTCGATGAAAAGCTTTGCATGCGAGCGTACACCCCATCGAGCGGGGTCGAAGCAATCGGATATTTTGAGCTCGTCGTCAAGATTTACTTCAAAGGGATGCATCCAAAATTCCCCAACGGCGGGTTAATGTCGCAGCATCTGGATTCCCTGACTTTGGGTTCATTCATCGACGTGAAAGGGCCTTTAGGGCACATCGAATACCTCGGAAAAGGGGTTTTCACGGCGCATGGCAAGCAAAAGTCCACTAAGAAACTCGCGATGATCGCGGGTGGAACTGGAATCACCCCTATCTATCAAGTCATGCAGGCGATTCTGAAGGATGCTGAGGATGAAACAGAGATGTACGTGGTGTACGCGAATCGAACGGAGGATGACATCTTGCTGAGAGACGAGCTGGATGAGTGGGCGGAGAAATATCCAAACAGGGTTAAAGTGTGGTACGTAGTGCAGGAGAGCGTGCAGGAAGGGTGGAAATATAGTTTG